The window CAACAACCGTTGTGCCTCGTTTGGCCAACAGCCGCGCGGCCAAGGCTGGTCACCGTCCATCCAACGCGCCAAGAACGTCACAGAGCGCGTCTCCGGTCCAACACCGTTTTCAGCATGTGAACGTATTTCAAACGGTTCTGGTTCTGAGTGGACCAATTGTTTGCATGGCGGCGTCGATAGAGGACGACCTCTTCGACGCTGGCCTTGAGAATGCCTTGGTCGTCGGCACGGGCAAACCAGTCGAGCACCTCGATCGTGTCGGGATCGATCGAAAACGGACCGACATCATCGAAGACGCTTCGGCGGCACGTCACCGTTCCGGTCACGCATGGGGTCAGCACGCGTCCCGTGCCCTTTTCATGATGTTCCACCGGGTCTTCGCCATCCTGGAAAATCAGTTGATGCCCAAAAACGATGCCAACTTCCGGGCGAGCTTCGAACAGCTCCATTTGCAATCGAAGTCGATTCGGGACCATTCGATCATCCGCATCCAGCATCGCGATGTAGTCACCCGTCGCAGCGGCAAGCCCCGCATTGCGAGCAACACCCGCACCGCTTCTTTCCAATGGCACCAGCGTCACCGAGTCCGCGAACGAGCGTGCGACTTCTGCTGTGCGGTCCGTCGACCCATCATCGATCACGATGATCTGATTGGGTTGCCGCGTTTGGGCCAGGCAACTTTCAATCGCCTCCGCGAGAAACGGCTCGGCGTTGTACGCCGGGATCACAACACTGATGGTTTCTGTCATCGCGAGACCTCTGCTTCCGTCTCAAGTCCGTCCAATACCCGACGAATGACGGGAGCAATTCCGCTGCGATCCGATCCCAAATTCAAACGATAGACCGGAACACGTTTGATGATCTCCACAATCGACTGAATGTTCTCGGGGCGAGTTCCACCCAACAACGTCAGCGTGACGGGCACAATCGCGTGCCACGCTTCCGCTTGAGTCGCCGAAACAAGACTGGTCTGAGTTTCGCCACTGACTCGCGGCAACAGGATCGCCTTTAGCGGTCGCTGCATGGCCAACTTTTCCGCGAATTTCGGAAACAAAAAGTAGGTCTCCTTCTCTGGATTGCGC of the Rhodopirellula baltica SH 1 genome contains:
- a CDS encoding glycosyltransferase family 2 protein codes for the protein MTETISVVIPAYNAEPFLAEAIESCLAQTRQPNQIIVIDDGSTDRTAEVARSFADSVTLVPLERSGAGVARNAGLAAATGDYIAMLDADDRMVPNRLRLQMELFEARPEVGIVFGHQLIFQDGEDPVEHHEKGTGRVLTPCVTGTVTCRRSVFDDVGPFSIDPDTIEVLDWFARADDQGILKASVEEVVLYRRRHANNWSTQNQNRLKYVHMLKTVLDRRRAL